The window TCGAAGGTGGATGAAGAGAGTATGGGGAGTTATGAGACGTCCCATCATCTCCCGTGCTTCCCCACGAGTGGCTCGAGCGAGCCTGGCTCGCGAAAAAAGACCGATGCGGTCGTTTCACTGGATGCAGCCCTGCTTCGAGTTTCATGTGGGGCAGGAAACAAATATAGCCCACGCAACCAAATAGGTTGATTTTATTTCGCGCGGGCCTGTCTGAGTGTAATGCAGCGTACCAATCCCGACCGTTCGTTCGGGGCTGGTACGGGTCCGTTTGTTGAGACCTCCTATATGTCGCTCGTTGCGGCAAAAGGTTGGGATTTCGCACAGGGGCAGCTAACCTGAGCCAGCCCATTTACCGTGGCACGCGACGGCATCACATTCGCGAGAtggaaaaaagcaaaaataaaagcgAGTGCCCTGTGATTCGATCCCATGACCTTGTTGCAAATTGTGAGTTGTACTAGCCGCTGCGACAGAGAAACATTTGTGAAAGATTTGCAGCGCCAAACTTGAAAAAGCGAACGACAGCGGTAAACACAATACAGTTCGTTAAAATTCTAAGCATGTAAAGTCCGTGACAGGACACGAAACGACGTCCTACTGCAAGTGATCAACGTCACTAACCACCATAATCCCTAAAGATTTGGTGTCCCAAATGGCAGCCCGGTTTATATGAACTATTTTTGCAATTTCAAACGTGATTTTCTTCTTTGATATTTCTGAACAAGTTTTAAAACTCTACCAATTTGTGAAAACAAAGCATTTCTTGGGAATCTCAAAACTTTTTTTTCCAAAAAAggaacaaatttgaaaacatgaacatttttcaaaactaTGAACAAAATTTCGAAAAAGAGGAACAAATAATGGTAacaccaattttttttgaatttacaaaCAATATTAGCAAAACCTGAACATAATTTTAGTTAGCGAACAGATTTTTCAAATAAGAACCTTTATTGAATTAGTGAACAAATTCAGAaagcaggaacattttttgaaaatgacgaacattttttgaatttgtgaaccaaAAATtagaaaatgcaaacatttttcgAAATTGACCAAAGAAATTCtaaattttgaaaacatgaacattttgcaAATTAGTCAACAAATTATGAAAttgggaacaatttttgaaattgctGAACATTTTTGTAACTTCTCAATAAATTTAATAAATATCAATATCTTTTGAATTTATGAAATTCTTTTAAagtgagaacattttttaaattcccaaacatttttttaattttagaACAAATTAtgcaaacacgaacattttttgaatttgtgaaccaaATTTCAAAGTGGGAagttttttgaaattcatgaatattGTATGAATTGGTAAAAAAAACTGCAAACGTTTTAGAAATTTAAATCCCACCCTAAAGATAGTGAACACGAATTTGTTTTTAAatttcgaacattttttgaatagaaGGGAACAATATttgtaattcttgaacattttttaatcGAATGGAACAAAATTTGGCAACCTGAGCATGTTTTGGagagttgaacattttttgaatttttaaagtttaaatatTTAgaaagaaacaagaaataaaagggAAAAAAGGAAACAGCTAACAAAAAAACgagtaaaagaaaaggaaaaacgaaAAATAAAACATAAAGATAATAATGAAAAACTAAAGAAAACCATAAAAGAAACAACAggaaaaaaagaaaacgaaaaaaacagATCTGGACcagttgggaaccttctagaaggttcccaaaaccgggatcAGTGTAACGCGcaacgggccggcccatttaaacgctCGCGTCGCTCTGCCTGTGCGTTTGCACGACAACTTGACGCAGCGAGCGTCCAATAGGGTTTTCCCCGTTTGTAGATGTTCTTACAGTTCTCCCCGCGCGCGCGCGCGCGAAAAGAAGCCCAATTCATCAACAAGCAAATGCGCGCGGGCGCGGCCATGTCGGCGGACCCCCAGCTCCTTGCGGCTGCGGTGGAGGCCGCGATCGCGTCGCGCTCCCCGCGGCTCGGCCGTGCCGCGCACGCGCGCGCcctcaggctgctgtcgccgggcATCCCGCCCTTCATCTGCGCGCACCTTGTCAACCTCTATTCCAAGCTCGACCTCCccgcggctgccgcctccgccctcgcctccgACCCCAGCCCCACCGTCGTGTCATTCACGGCCTTCATCTCCGGCGCCGCGCAGCACGCGCGCCCGCTCCCCGCCCTCTCTGCCTTCGCCGCCATGCTCCGCCTCGGCCTCCGCCCCAACGACTTCACCTTCCCCTCCGCGTTCAAGGCCGCCGCCTCCGCTCCCCCtcgctccgccgccggcccgcagaTACACGCGCTCGCCATTAGGTTCGGCTACCTCCCCGCCGACGCCTTCGTCTCATGCGCCGCGCTGGACATGTACTTCAAGACCGGCTGCCTCGGCCTGGCCCGCCGCCTGTTCGAGGAAATGCCTAACAGAAACGTGGTAGCTTGGAACGCAGTGATGACCAACGCCGTGCTCGACGGCCGGCCCCTCGAGACGGTCCAGGCTTACTTTGGGCTCCGGGAGGCTGGCAGGATGCCGAATGTCGTCTCGGTCTGTGCGTTCTTCAACGCGTGTGCCGGGGCGATGCTCCTGTTGCCTGGGGCCCAGTTCCATGGGTTTGTGGTGAAGTGTGGTTTTGACATGGATGTCTCGGTGTCGAATGCGATGGTTGATTTCTATGGGAAGTGCCGATGTGCGGAGAAGGCAAAGATGGTGTTTGATGTGATGAGAGTCAGGAACAGTGTATCATGGTGTTCCATGGTTGTTGCATATGCACAGAACGGGGCAGAGGAGGATGCTTTTGCTGTGTACCTGGGTGCGAGGAGGGCAGGGGAAGAGCCGACTGACTTCATGGTCTCCAGCGTGCTCACTACATGCGCAGGCCTGCTAGGCCTTGACCTTGGGCGTGCTCTGCATGCAGTTGCTGTACGCTCTTGCATCGATGCAAACATCTTTGTTGCAAGTGCATTGGTTGACATGTACGGGAAGTGTGGGGGTGTTGAAGATGCTCAACATGTCTTTTTAGATATGCCACAGCGGAATCTTGTCACATGGAATGCGATGATTGGAGGGCATGCCAACATCGGTGATGCTATAAACGCACTTGCGGTGTTCAGTGATATGATAGCGAGTGGAAAGACAGCACCTAACTACATCACACTTGTAAATGTGATCACAGCCTGCAGTAGAGGAGGTTTGACCAAGGAAGGATATGAGCTGTTTGAGACAATGAGGGAGAGGTTTGGGATAGAACCACGGACTGAGCACTATGCTTGCGTGGTTGACTTGCTTGGGCGTGCAGGAATGGAAGAGCGAGCTTATGACATTATACAGAGGATGCCAATGAGACCTTCCATTTCTCTCTGGGGAGCACTACTTGGGGCGTGCAAGATGCATGGGAAGACAGAGCTGGGAAGGATTGCAGCTGAGAAGTTGTTTGAACTTGACCCTCAGGACTCTGGCAATCACGTGCTACTCTCGAACATGCTCGCATCAGCCGGCAGGTAAAATTAACTACCTTACTCATACTGAATTTCTCTTAGGGGTTCATGGTGATATTGATGCTTTGAGAAATACTGCCATATATCAATGCCTAAAAGAGTTCACCTCAAAATTAACAACCCCACATATCAGTATGGACTATGGAGTGCCGTGACTTGTCAGTAGATTGCGTGTATTCTTCATTCCATTAACTCTGAAACATATTAGTTATTAAACTATCTGCTAGGCTAgttccaatgcattggtgcttacatgaggtgctaagcacattaaaaactttagcaactaaagcccccaatgcataggtgcttaacttgttggtgctatgcatccttcatttaatgattttgcAACTAAAGTTCTTCATGCATTGGTGGGATCCTTCCAGTTTAAGTGTTTTGCCTAGGTTCTCGCGCTTGGcattgtttcttcctggggtcaccacactcatctctctcctattaattaccttgccacatcagattttttgcctacatggcagccttagcacctgtacaaggtggagcattgggaggggccttatTCTTGGCCTATTCGAGCATCCACAATGTATGCATGCCTCTAAGCTCTCTCTGTCTATCTCCTCTTGGAGGCAGCCTCTATACACTGCAGACTGCTGCATCTAACGAAAAAACGTTAGCATCACCTCCTAGCTTGCAGGCTGCCTTCATCAACTGAAATAATAGAGCTGGCCCTGTTTGGTTGCTGGGAGAGAACATCTGCAACGTTTTCATGTTAACTGAAGCACTATGTTGCATAAATAACAAAACAATATTTTAATACCTTTTTTAAACATTTGATGAGATATCTGCCAGATTATGCCATTCTTTGGAGCTTAATTTAGCCTTAGAATCAATGCACTAGTACACAATTCATACTGTTGATTTAGTGTATCTTCTGAACTTGTGCAGATGGGCAGAAGCAACTTATGTAAGGAAGGAGATGAAAGATGTCGGAATCAAGAAAGACCCGGGGTGTAGCTGGATCACATGGAAAAATGGTGTGCATGTTTTCCATGCCAAGGACACCAAACATGAGATGAATAGCGAGATCCGGGCATTACTGGCCAAGCTTAAAAAACAAATGCAAGCTTCTGGGTACATGCCAGACACACAATATTCACTTTATGATCTTGAGGAAGAAGAGAAAGAATCAGAGGTGTTTCAACATAGTGAGAAGCTTGCCCTGGCCTATGGACTCATTCACATTCCGCCTGGTGTACCTATAAGGATCACAAAGAACTTGAGAATATGTGTGGATTGTCACCGAGCTTTCAAGTTTATATCTGGTATTGTTGATAGGGAGATAGTTGTGAGGGACAATAATAGGTTTCATCACTTCAAACAATATCAATGTTCATGCAATGATTACTGGTGAAAACTCTGTCCATGTGATACAGAAAAGGTATGCAACATCAGTTCCTGTAGGATAGTTGCATGAGATTATAAATTATTTCTCCAGAAGGATGATGTTTTAGCTCACTTCTTTATGTATTTGTATATTACTCCCTTTGTTTGAACTTTCAAAGAAGTAGAAGTATAGAGGTCAATTGAGGAATAGATCTCAGTGTTACTACAAATATCCAGCATAACTACAGTAGAAAACTCTCAAGTTACCAATGCATGCTTTTGTATTCTATTATAGTTGCAGCATTGAGAGAACTACTTGGACAAATTCTTCAAACAGCAGGTAATTATTATGTTTCTTATTTAAAAACAAGGACAAGCGCTCCTTTTCTCAATTTGAAAACTAATGTTCACCTATATTGGTGGTTCATTAAAAGTGGCACCTACTGTATTAAAGGATGATATCAACTTTGTTGTGATTCCATTTTGTTGCCTGAATATGGTTGTGAAGTACCACTCTCCCTTGCTTTCTCTGATGAAAATGGCCTATGAATGAATTTTTCTCTGATTTGGTTTACTGTAACTAATTTATGAAGCAGGAAGAAACGGCGGAGAAGATCAAGAGCTGGGTGAGGATGGCCACGAACAACCTCATTGGCTCCATCATCTCTGGGGACACCGACCTCGACCTCGTGCTTGCCCACGAGATCTACTTCAAGCCCAAGTGGTGTGGTGCAGTACGTTTGAGACACACCGGATGAGGCTGGGTACTTTCACTGGCTGGATGCCTCGATGGCAGCTGCGTTTGATGCACAGGTCATGTGGAAGCCCATGTACGACACGCATCCATGAACGGGTTCAAGGTCCTGATGCCCCTTACAAGCATGACTGAGACGACGAACCCATGTTCCATACCAGCACAGCCAAGGCGCTACGGCCGGCAAGGCTTCATTTGATGCGGACAACACGTATTACTCAGTGTGCCGCAAGGCTGGAGTAGCTGTATAGCATCACACCCAAGATGGCAGCCGCCAACAGTTGGGCTGCCCAAATTCGAGGTAAACTTGAAATGGGACCTCCATCTGCTTCGGCTCACGCTACCGAGACGACCTGCCGAGCGGCCGACATTGCTGAGAAAGAGTGTGCACCAAGCAGTCGTCAATGTGGAGGAAGGAACTGAGGTAGTCACCATCATAATTGGGATCATACAATGTGCTGGGAAGACACCAAGCAACGAGTTCGTCTCGGACCGTCCCTTCACTTTCTTCATGATGGAGTAGAGGGTGCTTGTGTTTGCTGGCAGGATCGAGATTTTAGAAACTTCAGGCATTGGCTATCTGCTTCTTTTACTTTTGCGTCTAGCTGTCTCGATGTTTTCAGAACAATCGAGCAAAACCAGAATGCAAACATTCCAGTTCCATGTATTTATGCAATCAACTTCAGAATTTTGATGAAAAGATCAGCGGCGTACATCTGTAAAATAATGCACTATGTAGTAGCAGACTCCAGAAATATAAACTGGCAAACCAAATTAATTTCAGAAAGTCAAGTAATTACTTTAGCACAGGAACACAACACTTTATAAGCACAATCACAGGCGCAAAATCAAGGGTTTGCTGTCATACAAAGATTAATGACTGCAAAATAATTAGGCCAGGTTACCAATACTACTGTGGTAGAAACAAAGCAATAACCTAAACAGTAGGAAAACCAACAGACATCAAGTGGGGACTAGACCAACATAATCCTCAGCACTGTCTATCCTAATTAACACAGCGATGAttgcaacaatgaaaatgattatgCCCAAAAGACAACTGAATGCTGTCTTATACTTGCTGGTCTTCCCTCTGCTTCTTTTCACACAAACATCCAGCTCCTTGAATTCAACCTCGGAGGATTCTTCACAGGTTGTATTCTCAACTTCAGTACTAGACAGACCTGATTTATCTTCATTGCAGATAATCTCCATAGTACCCTTAGCGCTAGGCCTATCAGCAGCGGTTTCAGTCTCTTTGTTCCCCTCTTCAGTCTTACTCTCAGAATGCTCAGATTGCATATCCTCAGATGACTCGGTTAGTTCCTTATGTTCCTGAtctgatggtggtgatgatgatgatgatgatgacgacgacgacaatgATGTGCAGTTCAGCTTCATGATTGATTTTTCCTTGTGGCGATCAGAGTCGAAGTCGTACGAACTCTGGAGAGATCGGAGAAGCTTTCTCGGCGTCGTGTATAGCTTCACATCATCAATGCTGATGGGCCTTTCAGAAGCCTAGAACAACAGtaaataacaaagtcagttaacaGGTCAATTGATGTACACACATTatttttcgaatcaaaactaaagCAGTATATGCATTTTCATTATGTGTACGTACCTGCGGACTGGGGGTCTCATCTGTTGGTAAGGTGTTGTTGGGGCTGGCTGAAACAAACCCTGTGAATGTGCCAGTGCACTCAAAATCAGCATCGGTTACttcgctgtcacaaacctcccccaggtCATCTTCAAGGCACTTGCCGTTTGAGCAGAACCTAATGAACAAGCCATCCTTGAGAGAAACATCCACACCATCGTTGCTCCATAACCTCCTGTTTGCGCGCCGGCTCTGATTGAAATTGCAAGAAGACTGCCCGATCGAGATGGGCGATTCGGTGAGCGTACTACTGCCATACATGATGGTTGAGTCTACCACCTGCGATTCAGGGGACTGGAACTGAACCGGTGAAGCAGACATGGTGGAGCTTGCAGGGCTGCTGCCCTTGGCACTCCAGAGGCTCCTGCATGGGctttcctctcttctcttctggAAGTTGGAGCCTACCATCGGGCTCGTGGTGACCTCGTGCCTCGaccccttctgcgcagcaatgttcTTGGCGGTCTGCGACGTCTCAAACGCGGCGCCTCGGACGAACGGCATGCGGTCGTTCTGGCATTGCTCCATGACAACCACCACCTTGCCAAGCTCCGAGGATATGCTCCTGGGGTCGACAAACTTCATGAAGAAATTGATCATCTGGATCGCCGAGAGCCGCTTCTGGGAGCTGCTCTCCGCGGCGTCGCCGTCAAGAACCTGCAGGGCAGACCGCACAAGGGACCTCGCATACGCCTCTGCGATCAGGCCGTTGTGCTTGACAAGCGCCATTGCCAGGCCCATGTGAGCATTGGACCGGGTCGACCTGTCGTGCATCGCCCCGGCGACCTTCAGGCAGACCTCGTTGACGGCCTCACCGGACGCAAACCTCCAGTTGCTCGATTCCACGAGCGCCTTGAGGCAGAGCGCGGCGCCCGACGCCGCGCCGTCCTGGTCGCTCATGAGCGCGCCGCAGAGGGGCTTGCAGAGGGAGGCGATGATGCGCGCCTTCTCCTCCTCGGGCGCCGAGGGGTCGATGCCGTACCGCGCTATGGCTGGCACCACCTTGGAGCACGCCTGGTGCAGCGGGAAGGAGCCGCCGCTCGAGGACAGCGTGCGCGTGATGGTGGACATGATGTTGCCGATCTGCGGCACGATGTTCCGGCCGTGGACCCTGGCGAGCACCTCGTAGAGCGAGATGGTGAACTCGCCGGAGGGCAGGCCGGGGGCTTTGTTGTCGGAGACCTCGGCGAGGAAGTGCGGGATGGACTTGGAGTCCAGCTGCTTGGCGTAGGACTTGAGCGTCTTCATGGCGTTCCGACGGCTGTCGGCGTCTTTGTCCAGGTTCTCCAGCTCCTGCCGGAGCAGCGGGCTCAGGCTCCGGCCCATTGGTTTGGTGGTCCTCGCCTTCTCGGGACAGGAGAATGCAGCAGCTTCCGCTTCCGGCACGCTGGTCCTGTGATTCAAACCCAAGATTCAGGCGAAAAATTTGGCATCTTTCCGTCATATATCCAGCATAATTAAACAGATGTAATGGCAAATTGGCCCTAGCATCCATCAAAACATATACTCCTACAAGATTACGGTATATCAAAATTTAGTACTCCATAAAGTAGTGCCATAAATACCAAATCATGAAACGAATGCCAGATTTTCAGAAACAAGAAACAATCTTTGCAGGGGGGCTCATTGTTCCGCCCCACTTTCGCATGGCCGCATCAGAAAGAAGCAATCCAATCGCAACTACACTACACAGCGCGCACTTTTCTTCCCCCCGAACCCCCTCCCTTTCCAATCGAGAAACTACTACAAGGAATCGATGCAGAGCAAGACCGGCAAAGAGGGGAGAAGTATGCTCCAGCATTCAACTGACCTGGATCGAAGAGCTTGCAAGGCCTCGCAATGAATCAGCAGAGAGCCAGAGACCcaaacctttctctctctctctctctctctctctctctctctctccctctctccctctctccctcactcactctctctctctctctcgatttgaAATTTGAACTGGGAGCGTGTGTCGCAGGAAGATGACAAATGTTATGAGTGGGTCTCGACAGATGCGGAGGCTAAAATGGGGAGGGGTGTTAAGATTGGGATTCCCCGGGCGGGGGTGAGCCTCCTACTTTTCTCACGCTTGGCCTGTCAGACCCAGTGGAGGAGAAATCAGGAGTACACCATCCGGTCCCATTTTTCAGTGACCGGTTCGGGCGCGGCGCTGGTGCGTCAACACCGGGCGTTTCGAACGGACGACGCGCAGCACGCGCGGAAGGTGCGTGAATTTTGAAATCTGGGGGCGTGGAAATTACAGTCCTAGCCATGGCGGAGCCTATTGACTGACTGTACGTGGACCGGGCTCACGGGCTCCAGCGTCGGCATGACCAACCGGCAAACGTCTTCTATTCTACGCTCATGGTTGACAAAATTTAGCAAAAAGCATACATATTCTCGAAAGTGTCCCTCTCAGCTCGAGCTCATAAGAAGCTCTTAAGTAAACAGTAAAGTTCGAAATTTTTGcaggaaaaatataaaaaaaactgattttttggtaacaaactttgaccaatgttttcAATTTTTCATCATGAAATGGCATTTGTGGGGTGCTGATTTTGCTTTTTTGTCACATCTTCCACAAATGTCGTTCTATGGTAAAACTTTGCAAGCATTTAAATTATCTGGCAAATTTTGCCACAGAAAAATTCAGAATATTTGTAACATTTTTTCAGTTTTATCGGATTTTATTGTTCAACCGAGCTCATATAAGCTCGACTTCAGTTAATCTGTGTACATATATTCTTTACTAGTTACCGAAGGACTAGTAATCGTGTTCGTGCAATGCGTCTATTCCCCATTGGATAATTTTTTTAATTGCAAATTAAAGTAACAAGAATTTTTTAAATTACCTTACTGTATTATCTCAATAGTAAGTCTTTTATTAATTCGAGACTGATCTTGGGCTCATCTACGCCAGATGAATAGTAAATTCTAAAAAGAATTGTAAAAAATgtgtttttatattgcatggaagaTGATCGAGCGTGCAagcttcatgatgtttgacacgacCTCCTCGAATGTCCAAACGTCATGAATTTTTGCACGCACATCACTCAATCAACCATCTTACATGAGAAAAAAGAAGTTTTTTTTGTACTATTTTAAATGATTTTACTGTTCACTCCTAAGTGCAGCCCCGGATCGCTGATTCTATAGCCTTGCCGATGAAAGCCCAAACGCCTCCCTACGTACTCCCAGGT is drawn from Triticum dicoccoides isolate Atlit2015 ecotype Zavitan chromosome 6B, WEW_v2.0, whole genome shotgun sequence and contains these coding sequences:
- the LOC119323205 gene encoding pentatricopeptide repeat-containing protein At4g14850-like encodes the protein MSADPQLLAAAVEAAIASRSPRLGRAAHARALRLLSPGIPPFICAHLVNLYSKLDLPAAAASALASDPSPTVVSFTAFISGAAQHARPLPALSAFAAMLRLGLRPNDFTFPSAFKAAASAPPRSAAGPQIHALAIRFGYLPADAFVSCAALDMYFKTGCLGLARRLFEEMPNRNVVAWNAVMTNAVLDGRPLETVQAYFGLREAGRMPNVVSVCAFFNACAGAMLLLPGAQFHGFVVKCGFDMDVSVSNAMVDFYGKCRCAEKAKMVFDVMRVRNSVSWCSMVVAYAQNGAEEDAFAVYLGARRAGEEPTDFMVSSVLTTCAGLLGLDLGRALHAVAVRSCIDANIFVASALVDMYGKCGGVEDAQHVFLDMPQRNLVTWNAMIGGHANIGDAINALAVFSDMIASGKTAPNYITLVNVITACSRGGLTKEGYELFETMRERFGIEPRTEHYACVVDLLGRAGMEERAYDIIQRMPMRPSISLWGALLGACKMHGKTELGRIAAEKLFELDPQDSGNHVLLSNMLASAGRWAEATYVRKEMKDVGIKKDPGCSWITWKNGVHVFHAKDTKHEMNSEIRALLAKLKKQMQASGYMPDTQYSLYDLEEEEKESEVFQHSEKLALAYGLIHIPPGVPIRITKNLRICVDCHRAFKFISGIVDREIVVRDNNRFHHFKQYQCSCNDYW
- the LOC119323206 gene encoding protein SINE1-like encodes the protein MGRSLSPLLRQELENLDKDADSRRNAMKTLKSYAKQLDSKSIPHFLAEVSDNKAPGLPSGEFTISLYEVLARVHGRNIVPQIGNIMSTITRTLSSSGGSFPLHQACSKVVPAIARYGIDPSAPEEEKARIIASLCKPLCGALMSDQDGAASGAALCLKALVESSNWRFASGEAVNEVCLKVAGAMHDRSTRSNAHMGLAMALVKHNGLIAEAYARSLVRSALQVLDGDAAESSSQKRLSAIQMINFFMKFVDPRSISSELGKVVVVMEQCQNDRMPFVRGAAFETSQTAKNIAAQKGSRHEVTTSPMVGSNFQKRREESPCRSLWSAKGSSPASSTMSASPVQFQSPESQVVDSTIMYGSSTLTESPISIGQSSCNFNQSRRANRRLWSNDGVDVSLKDGLFIRFCSNGKCLEDDLGEVCDSEVTDADFECTGTFTGFVSASPNNTLPTDETPSPQASERPISIDDVKLYTTPRKLLRSLQSSYDFDSDRHKEKSIMKLNCTSLSSSSSSSSSSPPSDQEHKELTESSEDMQSEHSESKTEEGNKETETAADRPSAKGTMEIICNEDKSGLSSTEVENTTCEESSEVEFKELDVCVKRSRGKTSKYKTAFSCLLGIIIFIVAIIAVLIRIDSAEDYVGLVPT